The DNA window ttatcatcaaaAGGTTAGTTATTAGCCATTAATGAAGGTTTATTGACTGCAATGCTTATAACCTCTTATATAGAATAGTTGGCAATGTatctaaattttgtttttcgtaattattatctaatctgtagaaaaaaatactttgtattacataatatagttCAGTGtgtaatagaatatatttaactttcagGTGCTGGTATCGGAACGGTGTTTGGCTCCCTCATCATTGGTTATGCCAGAAATCCCTCCCTCAAGCAGCAACTTTTCTCATACGCCATCTTGGGTTTCGCCCTCTCTGAGGCCATGGGTCTCTTCTGTCTTATGATGGCCTTCTTGCTGCTGTTCGCTTTCTAAGCTATTTACTTTTAAGAACACTACTACTGCCATCCTAGATGAGGTTTCAGTGTATACTATCTGGAGTGGACGGCCATGGAATCGAATGTGTGAAACCTCACCCTCATAGTGGTGCGAGGACTTATGTGTTAAGTGTTACACTTTCAGTGCATCATCAGGAAacgcaatttatttaattatgtagtataaaaaaaatctgcaaataaaatattgtacgtAAACACTTAATTATTCCTATTCCTGATACATTGTAGACTGTTATCCAAATCATGTTATGCATATATTCTCAGTATAATTATGTCAGAAGCCGGTGATGATAATTTTAAGCCAGTAATTGCACTTTGCGTGTGAGTATTGTCATCGACTTTACACTTGTTATGCTGTTTGGGAATGTCGGCATCTGTATTGTACATTTTTAGGGCGATTAAATGATACAAACCAATTTCAATGCGAATTTTTTCACAGTACACCTGTATATTCACAGAAAATCAGATTTTTGTTCAAATGGTCAGATAGAAAAGTACAACCCTCATCCTCATATACAGTAAATTAATACAACtgacttagtattttttttacaagatgattattttaaaatctaaagtTTAATAAGAATGCATCATTATTTGGTttctaataatagtttttattatgcaGTGctcaaatcttttataaaagcAAACGACTAATGCAAGCATTAGTTAAAGTTATTTAGGATAACCGAAACAGTAATCTGGACTTGTGGCttgattattatcataaataattaatgtgacAATATACTATTACTATTTAGCTTAACACTTATCGCTTATAGCCTACGTATCTATACAAATTGAAATTCTGAATATatcaatgataaataatattaaaattttataattaatttcacgaAATATAAGAAAACAGGTTATCCTTGACTCATTTGATGACAATAAAGATTCTCCAAATATCctataaattaagaacataactTCAAACTGTtcaaaaaaaatagcaattacTTACTCCTAACATAAGTTGCTTctacatttcatttttatttcaacttctGCGTTGTCGATTTTTAGGGCAGGCAGTTTTTAGATCATTAAACACGGTAAATGTGCGCCTCTAAATagaattctaaaataaattcgtATACACATTTAGCATCGCTAGAGCTAGAGTATTAATgcagtttttgtttatttgttaatggaatcactaaataatttaaaaacctttcaTGTTAGTTTATTGCTTACTgcattataacttttttttactagGTACAACCTAGTTGTAGACAACGTAGCTATTGAAATATACTGTTACAACTTGGTCATTCACCCTTTCCTGCTATTCGACTTACTTCGTTCTTGCCTTTACAACTGCTTTTGCGTCAATTCGCACAATAAGATGCGCAATTCAAGCCTCTAAATTATGCCATTAGAGCGAACAAGTCGAGGTATATGAGGATACTTGCTGCTAAAACACAGCTAGAATATTGAGAGTAAAGACTAAATATTGGACTATTAAGTCAGACAACAGAAATAATGCTTTGAAGTGAATCTgaaaaaagtgattatttctTTTCAGTATgcaattgcaattattttgaCCTAAATTATTTGTTTGGTGAAAATTCCAGATTTTCGAGAAGAATGGTGAAGATATCGATTTGAACGACTCAATCTTGTCCTTTCGCAACTAATTTGGTTGTTCGGATTTGTTCTAAAATATCTTCCTAACGgcataatatgattatttaattcaagGATGTTGCGGATGCTATATATGTTTTCACATCCGCGGATGCGGATTTTTTCGATTACATCTGCATATGtggatgtagttttttttaacaaaaaatgtttaggtgcagaaatacaaaaaaaaaactaaatttatttttcatatttcttttattcAGTAGCAGAAATTGAAAATTGGAgcattatacttaataaaaagcAATATTGCCGCTTTCTCGGGGTCAAGCCCTGAACAAGTACTGAACAATTGCTCACTTGGAACACTGCCTGGAGGTGTCGATAAAAATCTGCGAGCTATTTctgataaaagttttaattcttCTCGATTAACACTCCACCATTTTAGAGGATTTTCATAAACATTGACCCTTTTTTTGTTCCGGTAAGATAGCAATTCTCTTTTAAGTATAGTTTCAACGCTTACATTTTCCCCTATTAGCTCACTGTCATCGTCACTCGACGAATCCAGCATCATGGCAAGTTCGTACTTTAAGCAGGACTTTCTGACCAAACCGGACGGTCCTGGTTCTGGTTGTTCCAAATCGTTTTCCGAAGACACTGACATTCTAATTCTTTTAACCCTTCCGAAATTAAAAGAATCGGAATCATTAAAGTCAATATTTTTACCAATCTTCAAAATATCTTCTCTAATTTTTACCTCAATCACTGGTGTTAAAAATTTATGCTTATAGCGAGGATCTAAGTAGGTGGCGATGACATACAAATTATTGTCTGATAAGTTAGaaaattttgttataagttCAGTTTTTAGAGTCCTGACGGCCTGTTGAATTGGTTCAAAGTTTTCTGATCTGGCTAAGTCTTCAACTTTTTTGTTAAGCATTTGGATTATTGGAATTACAGAAGAAATAAGAGCATGAGAACTACTGAGTTCCCGCGTGGCTTCTTCGAAAGGTATCAATAGCTCTATACAACTTTCAATTATTTTCCATTCTTCAGGTAAAATTGGGCTAAATTTactgtcattatttatataaagacttAAGGCATCTTTTACCTTTAAAAAACGCTCGAACATGTAAAATGTGCTGTTCCATCGTGTTATACAATCTTGGAATACTTTGAGATGTGGTTGATTTAGTCTATCTTGAATTGCTTGCAGTTGTTTCTGAGCGATAGTAGAATGATTGAAATGAGTTgatattttcttacatttttgtATGACTAATTTAATGCTTTCTTGTGAATCTAAACTGCAGTCAATAGTAAGTTGCATCTTGTGAACCGCGCAATCGATATCATTCAATGCCAATCGACAGACGTTTTTCATGTTACATCCTTCATCTCGAATTAAGCAATGCACTCGATCCTTTTCGATATTCCATTCAGAGAGCATTGagttaaaattttcgaaaattaTATCTCCAGTGTGACGGCCGTCGAATGTATcgcattttaatataatcgatGATCTATCAAAGTTTTCCGCTATTGCATGGCAAGTCAGACTAAGAAAAGAGACATTTGAGCTTGGATCCGACCAAATGTTAGATGTGAAcgataagtaattaaatttgtttattaattctttaacaTTTTCTGCAACCTTGCTGTATAAGTCTTTGCACACAAAGTCGGTAAAAAAGTTTCGTCCTCTTAATTTATATCGTGGTGCTAATTCTTGTATAAGCCTGCGAAAACCCATCCCCTCTACAAAGTTAAACGGTATAGTTTGAAGTGCAATCATTTCTCCAATGAGCTTATCAATTTTTTCCGCGTTATGATCGTTAGTGTCCCACTTTTCTTCTTTTAAAACGACTTCCTCTAAAGATAGCCGTCTTTTTGCTTCTAGTAGAAGAATGgcaattttatcttaaacaaaacacaataaataaaatttacttattttatataattaattaaaaacttacaaaAAATTATTGGCATTATGTATAAAgacctaaataatttaaataaaaaaaatgtggaatttaattgtttttggccttacttaaatttaataacttttttaatatttaatatttcttgtatttatctttattaattttaaggaTTTCTGGACTGTACCAAACGGAgcaaaaaatggaaaaaatctTACATATAGCTCGGGGGatcttaactttaatttatgatGAAACTTACCTGCGTCAGTATTTTCCATcggcaattgtttttttttactcgaGCTCTCAAATGATCTTAACTCTTCTGGATGCATCGATTTCAGATGACTTCTTAAAGATGAGGTGGTGCGGCCCTTGCGAGAGTAGGTTTTATCGCATATTTTACAATCAGCTTTATCTCGCTCATGTTCATTTGgcttaaaataattccaaatatCACTTTGTTTCGGTGGTGGCATTGTAATTTTTGTTGCAAATAAATCTCTCTTGACACAAACTGCTACGATAAGCGGATACGTAGCGCTTAATTCACAGTAATCAAATGAGACACGACTACAAACGCGTCGATACTTGTCGTCGTGCGAACCTTCGCTCCTATTGGCCAATGAGGCCAAGCGCCATCTTGCAGTATACATGTGTGTCATCCGCGTCCGCATGTTAGTAACTTCGTATCGATTATTGCGGATGTATAATTTGACACGGAAGTTCCGCTTTCGCGGATTCGGAAGCGACTGTCTACAACGCCCtgatctaaatataaaaattatcatgaacatgatatttatttacctcTAACACAAATAGATTCTAATTGTATTGGAATTAGAAGTCTCCTAGACTTGTTCCGGAACGTTAAAATTAAGTACCGATTTAAGATCAAGACTTGCAATTGTTTCGTTTTACATTTTGTAagggaatttattttaaaatatgtaaaatattaatatttttttttatttaaatacgaagTTGAATAGGATACTCaaaagttactcttttccaactattttaaatccaaattaaattattaagagtGTACATTAATGACTTCAAGACGCGCGTAATTACAGAATACCTTAGCAGGTATTCACGAGAAGAGTAAATTTATGCAgcaaaaacatacaaattagATTATGCTTTTTTGTTACGTTATTTTATTAGAGTCTCAACAAAACAAcgctaaataaaataagataaaaagaaaacaatatacatGCCatcaaatctttatttatttgaaatattaaaacttattaattccaaacaattgaataaaatcCATTTGATACATGTGCCTTCTACTTGTTGATTAGCAACATCAGTAATTTACATATTGGATTATTAATAGactcaaaaaaaaactattatttttacttgttttttttttcaaatagtttcaTTAGCAATAGCAAGACTTATGTGAGTTACCAGTTTTCACGGCCCGCAACATTGAGAATTGACTATGATTGTGAAATATGACAAAACAAGCGACATAATTTACACTATATTTAAGATACAGAACACTAATTTATTTCTTGAAATAGGTGAATGGCTTCTTCAATGCAAGGTGATCTTCATGGTTCAATCAGAGCAGCTACGAGTTCCCACGGTCCACAAACACAGGCAATATTAGAAATGACTATGTTTGTGGAATATGAAAACTTATATGCTGCAGTCCTTACATGTCCAAAACTAGAAGCTGTTTctgggtaaataaaaaaataataatgaatacaaGATTACGTACCAATTATTAGCGCCTCTTCGTGTAGCCCCTGATCGACTTCCGTGGGACATCTCTATTAATTCTCACGGTCCACAAACACAGGCAACATTCATAATGACTATGTTTGTGGAATATGAAAACTTATATGATGTGCTCGAATTTATCATCACAAATACAGTATCAACATAAAATCTTGATAAAATAGGCTTCTTCATTTAAGTTTGATCACAGCGCATTGTAGAGTAGAGTTTTCAGAGCAGCTATGAGCTCTCACGGTCCACAAACACAGGCAATGTTAGAAATGACTATGTTTGTGGAATATGAAAACTAATAGCCTGGCTACATGATGTGCTACATtacaatatactatatttaagcTACAGGagagaaaaaaaacttttgaatcaaATGGCAATTCTAATAAACTGCCTTCGATCTATATAAAATAGCTACGAGTTCTCACGGTCCACAAACACAGGCAATATTAGAAATGACTATGTTTGTGGAATATGAAAACTAATAGTCTGGCTACATGATGTGCTACATAACAATATACTCTTTTTAATCTATAGAAGAAAAAGACCTTTTGAATCCAATGGCAATTTCTAATAAACTGTCTTCGGTCCAGTGATCATAGCTACGAGTTCTCACGGTCCACAAACACAGGCAACATTATTAATGGCTATGTTTGTGGAATATGAAAACTAATATGCTATGTACAATTAATCACCACAAATGCAGCATCAAAATAATTCTCGGTCAAATAGATTTCTTCGATCTAGTTTGATCACGGCGCTAAACAAAATGTAGTTGCGAGTTTTCAGGgttcaaaaataatatcagaAATAGAGTATGTTGGTAAACTATGGCTACATACttcttcattaatattatacacagtGCAAAAACAACAATGtaccatatttttttgtaaaataaatgaattacatattattatttatatatataagtataaacaaatatttgattagTGTTACTAGTTCTTATGgtttaaaaatacagacaaatacTAGGAAATAAAAAGACACAGgcatttttcattatatagGTATAAAGATGAAtactataaagtaaatatattttgaaaatgacaATATACTACTGAAAAGTATTACAACATTTCGGTCAGAAAGGTACAGAGAAGATCTATACAGCTAACAGAGAAGTTGATAGAAGTGgataaagaagaaaataaaagacTCCGCGCCCGAACACCTGGTAACAGCTCTGGTATACATAGATAACAACTGCGCTAAGGGAAGCTAAAAATCGAACGAgatggaaaataataatcaatacacGACACGACCCTCGACATTTCAGTATTCGGCCGTCAGTGACGAAAATAATATCTTCTCGTATGTGTTCTCGTCTATCTATGTCTTGGTCTCATCCAGTAGAATGCCTCTTTTAGCTCTCACGGTCCACAAACACAGGCAACAGTTACAAATGTCTATGTTT is part of the Vanessa cardui chromosome 14, ilVanCard2.1, whole genome shotgun sequence genome and encodes:
- the LOC124535422 gene encoding zinc finger BED domain-containing protein 4-like, with protein sequence MPPPKQSDIWNYFKPNEHERDKADCKICDKTYSRKGRTTSSLRSHLKSMHPEELRSFESSSKKKQLPMENTDADKIAILLLEAKRRLSLEEVVLKEEKWDTNDHNAEKIDKLIGEMIALQTIPFNFVEGMGFRRLIQELAPRYKLRGRNFFTDFVCKDLYSKVAENVKELINKFNYLSFTSNIWSDPSSNVSFLSLTCHAIAENFDRSSIILKCDTFDGRHTGDIIFENFNSMLSEWNIEKDRVHCLIRDEGCNMKNVCRLALNDIDCAVHKMQLTIDCSLDSQESIKLVIQKCKKISTHFNHSTIAQKQLQAIQDRLNQPHLKVFQDCITRWNSTFYMFERFLKVKDALSLYINNDSKFSPILPEEWKIIESCIELLIPFEEATRELSSSHALISSVIPIIQMLNKKVEDLARSENFEPIQQAVRTLKTELITKFSNLSDNNLYVIATYLDPRYKHKFLTPVIEVKIREDILKIGKNIDFNDSDSFNFGRVKRIRMSVSSENDLEQPEPGPSGLVRKSCLKYELAMMLDSSSDDDSELIGENVSVETILKRELLSYRNKKRVNVYENPLKWWSVNREELKLLSEIARRFLSTPPGSVPSEQLFSTCSGLDPEKAAILLFIKYNAPIFNFCY